CGTGGATAGTAGTGGTACTGCCCTGCTCTACGCCGAAGGCGTCGTCCAGTACCTTGATCACCGGTACCAGACAGTTGGTGGTGCAGGAACCCGCCGCCACAATCACATCCTCAACATTCAGCTGGTCGTCGTTGATCCCGAACACCACGGTGCGGTCGACATCGGATTCGCCAGGCTGGGAAAACAGCAGGCGTTGGGCGCCCGCCTCAATGTGTTTCTCCGCTGTGGCGCGGTCGGAGTAGGCGCCGGAGCATTCCAGCACCAGGTCTACGTCCAGCAAACGCCAGGGCAGGTCACTCGGGTCCGGGTGGCGCAGCACCCGGATGCGATCGCCATTGACCACCAGATTATCGCCATCCACCGCCACCTCACCGTGAAACCGCCCGTGGGTGGAGTCGTATTTGGTGAGATGAGCAATGGTGTCGATATCCGACAACTCGTTGATCGCGACCACCTGCAGATGGTCGCGATAGCCGTTTTCATAGAGTGCCCGCAACACGCACTGGCCTATGCGGCCGTACCCGTTGATGGCGATGCGAAACGGCGTTGAGTTGGTCATCAGGCGTCCAGGAGCTCGTCAGCCACTTCCAGGATGTTGTCGACGGTAAAGCCGAATTCCTTGAACAACTCGCCGGCCGGTGCAGACTCACCGAAGGTGGTCATGCCCACAACCCGGCCGTCCAGGCCCACATACTTGTACCAGTAGTCGGCAATGCCGGCTTCGATGGCGATGCGGTTGGTGACTTCCAGCGGCAGCACCTGTTGCTTGTACTCGGCGCTCTGGGCATCAAACACATCGGTAGACGGCATGGACACCACGCGCACGGCCTTGCCCTGCTCGCGCAGCTTGGCGGCAACGTCCTGGGCCAGGGCCACTTCAGAACCGGTGGCAATCAGGATCAGCTCCGGGGTGCCTTCGCTGTCAGACAGCACATAGCCACCCTTGGCAACGTTGGCCAGCTGCTCCGCGTCACGCTGCTGGTGCGGCAGGTTCTGACGGGAGAACACCATGGCGGTGGGGCCGTCATTGCGCTCGAGGGCGGCTTTCCAGGCTACCGCAGATTCCACGGTGTCGGCCGGGCGCCACATGCTCATGTTCGGGGTGGTGCGCAGGCTGGCCATCTGCTCGATGGGCTGGTGCGTGGGGCCGTCTTCGCCCAGACCGATGGAGTCATGGGTGAAGACAAAGATGGAGCGCTGCTTCATCAGAGCCGCCATGCGTACCGCGTTGCGGCAGTATTCCATGAAGATCAGGAAGGTGGCGCCGTAGGGGACAAAACCGCCGTGCAGGGCGATGCCGTTCATAATGGCGGCCATTCCGAACTCACGTACACCGTAATAGATGTAGTTACCGGAGGCGTCGTCTTTGGTCACGCCTTTGCAGCCAGACCAGATGGTCAGGTTGGAACCGGCCAGGTCGGCGGAGCCGCCCATCAGTTCCGGCAGCAGCGGGCCATAGGCGTTCAGGGTGTTCTGGGATGCCTTACGGGAAGCGATGGTGTCGCCCTTGTCCTGGCATTCCTGAATGTAGGCCTGAGCTTTCTCAGAGAAGTCTGCCGGCAGCTCGCCGGCCATGCGGCGCTTGAACTCAGCGGCCAGTTCCGACTCGGCTTTTTCGTAGGCGGCGAATTTCTCTTCCCACGCTTTCTGGGCAGCCGCGCCTTTTTCTTTGGCATCCCAGGCTGCGTAAATTTCAGACGGAACGTCGAACGGACCGTGCTGCCAGCCCAGCGCTTCCCGGGTCAGGGCGATTTCATCGTCACCCAGCGGGGCGCCGTGGCAATCTTCCTTGCCCTGTTTATTGGGGGAACCAAAGCCGATGATGGTTTTGCAGCAGATGATGGTGGGCTGATCGGTATTCGCGCGGGCCGCGTCGATGGCCGCACGAATGGCATCGGCATCGTGGCCATCCACATTCGGGATAACCTGCCAGCCGTAGGATTCGAAACGCTTGGGCGTGTCGTCGGTGAACCAGCCCTCTACTTCACCATCAATGGAAATGCCGTTGTCGTCGTAGAAGAACACCAGTTTACCCAGGCCCAAAGTACCGGCCAGGGAGGCGACTTCGTGGGAGATGCCTTCCATCAGGCAGCCATCGCCCAGGAAGGCGTAGGTGTAGTGATCAACAATCTCGTGGCCCGGGCGGTTGAACTGCGCCGCCAGGGATTTCTCGGCCAGCGCGAAACCAACGGCATTGGCAATGCCCTGCCCCAGCGGGCCAGTGGTGGTCTCGATGCCCGGCGTATAGCCGTATTCCGGGTGGCCCGGGGTTTTGGAGTGCAGCTGGCGGAAGTTCTTGATGTCGTCAATGGAAACGTCGTACCCACTCAGGTGCAGCAGCGAATACTGCAGCATGGAACCATGGCCGTTAGACAGCACAAAACGGTCACGGTTGGCCCACTGAGGGTTGGCCGGGTTGTGGCTGAGGTAATCGTTCCACAGTACCTCGGCGATATCCGCCATACCCATGGGCGCACCCGGGTGGCCGGACTTGGCTTTCTGAACCGCATCCATGCTCAGCGCGCGAATGGCGTTGGCGAGATCTTTACGGGACGACATTGACTATTCTCCAGTGTTTTTCAGGAAAAGAATTCAAGCTGCAAAAACTGCTTAAAAAGAAGGCGCGTATTTTCGCCGATTACGGTATGCGGGGGCAAATCCATATGTAGTGGTTTTCCGATGACGGCGGCACAAACTCACCAAAGCAACTGATTTCACAAAGCCATAAATCTATATCAAAAATTTTTGATATGGCTATTGATCGACCAACCATTCCCCCCTACACTTGCCAACCATGACCTCACTCAATGCACATGCTAACGAATTGTCCTCCGTGGACACCCTGGCACCAATCTTCAAGGCGAGCGGAGACCCCCTGCGCCTGGAGATCCTGCGGGTGCTGCGCCGTGACACCTTCGGCGTGCTTGAGCTGAGCCAACTGTTTGATATGCGCCAGTCCGGCATGAGCCATCACCTGAAGGTGATGAACAAGGCCGGGTTGCTGGAACCCCAGCGCGAAGGTAACGCCATTTTCTATCGCCGTCCTCTGCATCTGGACAGCGACAAACTGGCGGACCAGGCGATCCGGCAGATATTCGAGACGGTAGACCGTGTGCCCTTGCCGCCGCAGCTGGAAGAAAAGATTGAGGCAATACGTGAGCAGCGGGCGGAGCAGTCCCAGGCGTTTTTCTCCCGGCACTCGGAGCAGTTCCGGGAACAACAGGAATTGATTGCAGCCTTTGACCTTTATGCCGAGCCCACAGCAGAGCTGATCCGCAAGCGCACGGCCCGGCAAGAATGGCGCAGTGCGCTGGAAATCGGCCCAGGTGAGGGGGCGTTCCTGCCGGTGCTGTCAGGCCTGTTTGAACACGTGGTAGCGCTGGACAACAGCAAGGACATGCTGGCCAAGGCCACCCGCACCTGTATTGATGAGCGTTTGAATAATGTGGATTTGATTGAAGGCGTCACCGACACCCTGCTGGCCCGGGGTGATGCCTTTGACCTGATCGTCGCCAACATGGTGCTGCACCATGTGCCCAGCCCGGCGGACATTTTCCTGGATGCCGCGGCACTGATGAACAGCGGTGGCTGTTTTATTGTCAGCGATTTATGCAGCCACGATCAGGACTGGGCTAAAGAGAATTGCGGCGACCTCTGGCTTGGCTTTGAGCCGGAAGAGCTGACCGCCTGGGCCGCTGATGCCGGCTTAAGCGCCGGAGAACAACTGTTTATTGGCCTGCGCAACGGTTTTCAGGTGCAGGTACGGGAATTCTGGAAAACGTCCGCAACGGCCTGAGGCCCGCACGGATACTGGAACATCAAAAAACTTTGATATTGTCGTACGTAGAAATACGTACACTGACTTTGAAAACGCTCACAAAGGAGCACCGCTATGTCTGACTACAACATCTTCACCTCCGAATCGGTCTCTGAAGGCCACCCGGACAAACTGGCCGACCAGATTTCCGATGCGGTACTGGATGCCATCCTGGCCGACGACCCGCACGCCCGTGTGGCCTGCGAAACTATGGTCAAGACCGGTGTGGCCATCGTTGGCGGTGAAATCACCACCAGCGCCTGGGTAGACCTGGAAGACCTGGTGCGTGGCGTGATCAAAGACATCGGCTACACCTCCTCAGACGTGGGCTACGACGGCGACACCTGCGGCGTGATCAACATCATCGGCAAGCAGTCTGTCGACATCGCCCAGGGCGTTGACCGCCAGAAGCCGGAAGACCAGGGCGCGGGCGACCAGGGCCTGATGTTTGGCTATGCCAGTAACGAAACCGACGTGCTGATGCCGGCCCCGATCACCTTCTCTCACCGACTTGTGCAGCGCCAGGCCGAAGCCCGCAAGAGCGGCCTGCTGCCGTGGCTGCGCCCGGACGCCAAGAGTCAGGTCACCTGCCGCTATGAGAACGGCCAGGTGGTTGGTATTGATGCCGTGGTTCTGTCCACCCAGCACGACCCGGACGTGACCCAGGAAGACCTGAAAGAAGCGGTGATGGAGCTGATCGTCAAGCACACCCTGCCGGCTGAACTGCTGCACAAAGACACCCAGTTCCATATCAACCCGACCGGCAAGTTCGTGATCGGTGGCCCGGTGGGCGACTGTGGCCTGACTGGCCGTAAGATCATCGTAGATACCTATGGCGGCATGGCCCGTCACGGTGGCGGTGCCTTCTCCGGCAAAGACCCCTCAAAGGTCGACCGTTCCGCCGCCTACGCCGGTCGTTACGTGGCCAAGAACATCGTCGCCGCCGGCCTGGCCGAGAAGTGCGAGATTCAGGTGTCCTACGCCATCGGTGTAGCCCAGCCGACTTCCATTTCTTTGAACACCTTCGGCACCGGCAAGATCAGCGACGACAAGATCATCGACCTGGTACGCGCACACTTCGACCTGCGCCCGTATGCGATCACCAACATGCTGGACCTGCTGCACCCGATGTACCGGGCCACGGCAGCCTACGGCCACTTCGGTCGTGATCCGTACGAGATGACCGTTGGCGGCAAGACCTTCACCGCGTTCCCGTGGGAGAAGACCGACCGCGCTGCGGCTCTGAAGGACGCTGCGGGCATCTGACGATTTTGGGTCTGACTCTTTGAGTTGGGCTCTATTTTGGCCCAGCCCGCCACCGTCTGGGGGTGGCGGCGCTGAGGTAAGTCCTTCGGGGACACGCTACAAGCACATCCATGTGCGCTTGTTTCGGGCCGTCCATGGCCCTCAACAGTCCCCGAAGGACTTACCTCACCACCGCTTTGCACTATCGGTGAGGGCTTATCCAGAAAAAAGGCCTTAAAAATAGCTGAACCTGAGGCCTGAATTAGATTGAGCGGCGTAGAAAAGACCGCATACGCCGAATGTTAGAACGAGGGAGTGGGGTTTTGCTTTCGCGGAATTTCGAAGGCCAAGGATGGCCTGAGAGAAGCGCACATGGATGTGCTCGTAGCGGTTCCGCGAAAGCAAAACCCCACTCCCGCGGCACCCAAATCATGCGGCCAGAGGATCACGAACTCCGAAGGCCAAAGCAGACTGACAGGAGAACACCCAAATGAGCACTCCGGCAGAAAAACTGACCACGTTTGAAGACTACAAAGTCCGCGACATCACCCTCGCCGACTGGGGCCGCAAGGAAATCAAAATCGCCGAAGGCGAAATGCCCGCCCTGATGAAATTGCGCGAGAACTACAAAGCCGAGCAGCCGCTGAAAGGCGCCAACATCATGGGCTGTATCCACATGACCATCCAGACCGCCGTGTTGATCGAAACATTGGTCGAGCTGGGCGCCAACGTGCGCTGGTCCTCGTGCAACATCTTCTCCACCCAGGACCAGGCCGCAGCTGCCATTGCAGCGCAAGGCATTCCCGTGTTCGCGTGGAAAGGTGAAACTGACGAAGAATACGAATGGTGCCTGCACCGCACCGTAGGTGCGGACGTGGACGGCTGGAAGCCGAACATGATCCTGGACGACGGCGGTGACCTGACCGAGCTGTTGCATAACGAATACCCGGAAATCATCAACAACGTGCACGGTGTGACCGAAGAAACCACCACCGGCGTTCACCGACTGCAGGAAATGCTGCGTGACGGCACCCTGAAGATCCCGGCGATCAACGTGAACGACTCGGTAACCAAGTCCAAGAATGACAACAAGTACGGCTGTCGCCACAGCCTGAACGATGCCATCAAGCGCGCTACCGACCACCTGCTGTCTGGCAAGAAAGCGCTGGTGATTGGTTATGGCGACGTGGGTAAGGGTTCTGCCCTGTCCCTGCGCCAGGAAGGCATGATCGTGAAGGTCACCGAAGCCGACCCGATCTGCGCCATGCAGGCCTGCATGGACGGCTTCGAAGTGGTGTCTCCCTACATCGACGGCATCAATACCGGCACCGAGCAGGGTATCAACACCGAGCTGCTGGGCACCACCGACCTGCTGGTGACCACCACCGGAAACGTCAACGTGTGCGACGCCAACATGCTGAAGGCTCTGAAGAACGGCGCTGTGGTGTGCAATATCGGCCACTTCGATAATGAAATCGACACCGCCTATATGCGCAAGAACTGGGAGTGGGATGAGGTCAAGCCTCAGGTTCACGTGATCTACCGCGACAAAGCCAGCAACGACCACCTGATCCTGCTGTCCGAAGGCCGCCTGGTGAACCTGGGCAACGCCACCGGTCATCCGTCCCGGATCATGGACGGCTCCTTCGCCAACCAGGTGCTGGCCCAGATGTACCTGTTCGAGCGCAAGTTTGCTGACCTGCCGGAAGAGTCCAAGGCCAAGGGCGTTTACGTTCAGGTTCTGCCCAAGCAGCTGGACGAGGAAGTGGCCCGCGCGATGGTGGAAGGTTTTGGTGGCGTGATCACCAAGATGACGCCGGACCAGGCAAAATACATTGGTGTGCCGGTCGAAGGCCCGTACAAGCCGGAAAGCTACAGGTACTAAGCGGAAACGATCATGGAATCCCAGAAGCAATTCAAGCGCCGTTTCAGCTTTGAGTTTTTCCCGCCCAAGACCGATCAGGGTAAAGAAAAACTCCAGGCGGTGCGCAACCAGCTGGCCGAGGTGAACCCGGATTTTTTCTCGGTCACCTTCGGCGCCGGCGGCTCCACCCGGGACCGCACCATTGAAACGGTACTGAACCTGCACAAGCAGGGCATTTCCACAGCACCACACCTGTCCTGCGTGGGTGGTACCCGCGCAGAGATCGGCGAGCTGCTGGATTTGTATAAAGAAAACGGCATCAACCGGATCGTCGCCCTGCGCGGCGACCTGCCCTCGGGCATGGGCGCATCCGGTGAGCTGCGTTACGCCAACGAGCTGGTGGAGTTCATCCGGGAGCACAGCGGTGATCACTTCAACCTGGAAGTGGCCGCCTACCCTGAGTTCCACCCCCAGGCCCGTAACGCCGAGGAAGACCTGAAGAACTTCGCACGGAAGGTACAGGCCGGTGCCAATAGCGCCATCACCCAGTATTTCTTCAATGCCGACAGTTACTTCTACTTCATCGACCGCCTGGAGAAGATGGGCGTCACCATTCCGGTGGTGCCGGGCATCATGCCCATCGTCAACTTCTCCAGCCTGGTGCGGTTCTCGGATATGTGCGGTGCGGAAATCCCCCGCTGGATCCGCAAGCAGCTCGAAGCCTACGGCGACGACACCGACAGCATCCGCAAGTTCGGCGAAGACGTGGTCACCGAGATGTGTGAGAAGCTGCTGAAAGCCGGGGCGCCCGGGCTGCACTTCTACACCCTGAACCAGGCTGAACCCAGTATCTCCATCTGGAAGAATCTGGGCATCAGCGACCGGGAGAAGATCGCTTTCTGATCTGCTCCCCGAAGCCCTCTGCCGGCCGGCAGAGGGCTTTCTCTTTCCCCTCCCCAGCGTCATAACCAACTGATTTTCTGCAAATCCTGCTTTTCTGGTCTAGGCTGTATCTGATGTATCCCCATCAACGCTCCTCGCAAGGCAAGCGTTAAAAGCGGTTACCTGTGCGAATTGCCTTACCGGGCAAATGGAGCATAAAAAACAGAAAGGAGATCACATGAGCACGAAATGGCTGAAAACACTGGGCGCTGGTCTGGCATTGTCGGTTGCAGCGTCAACCGTTAGCGCAGAAACCCTCCGAGTGGTGACCGACCCCAGTTTTGTCCCCTTTGAAATGATGGACCAGGAAACCGGCGAGATGATCGGTTTCGACATGGATATCATCTCTGAGGTGGCCGAGCGCGCGGGCTTTGAGTACAACCTGCAGACCATGGATTTCAACGGCATTATCCCGGCCCTGCAAACCGGCAACGTGGATATCGCCATTGCCGGCATTACCATCACCGACGAACGCAAGCAGATTGTCGATTTCTCTGATCCCTACTACGACTCCGGCCTGCGGATTCTGGTGCGGGCAAACAACAGCGATGTCGACGAGCTTTCGGATCTCGAGGGCAAGAAAGTTGGCACCAAGATCGGCAGCACCAGTTACGACTTCCTGATGCAGAACCTGGATAGCAATGGCGGTGTCACACCGTACCCGGGCAGCTCCGATATGTATATGGCGCTGATGTCCCGTGCCATTGATGCGGTGTTCTACGATGCTCCCAATGTAGGCTACTTTGCCAGCACCCGTGGCGAAGGTCGGGTTAAAACCGTCGGCCAGCTTTATGAAGGCCAGCAGTACGGTATCGCCCTGAAGAAGGGCAGCCAATGGGTGGGCCCGGTCAACGAAGCTCTGGCCTCTATTAAGGAAGACGGCACCTACAAGACCATTTACGAAAAATGGTTTGGCCCCATGCCTGAAGACAAGTAACCCGCCATCCATTCTGGTCAGGGCGCACAACGCCCTGACCGGTTCCTCCCAACTCAACGGAGACTCACACTGTGGAATTCCAGTTTCAGTTTGACTGGCAGGCAGCAATCCATGCCATTCCATTTCTGGCCAAAGGCATCCCCTACACTCTGATGATTTCCTTTGGCGGCCTGGCCATCGGCTTTGTGCTGGGCATCCTGTTCGGTTTGCTGAGCATCAACAAGAGCTGGTTCCTGCGCTGGCCCGCCATTGCCTACATCGAGATTTTTCGTGGCACGCCGATTCTGGTTCAGGTCCTGTTTATTTTCTACGGCCTGCCAGACCTGATCGGTGGGCCCATCGACCCGCTCACCGCTGGCATTGCAGCCATCGCACTCAATTCCGGCGCTTATATTTCCGAAGTGGTGCGCGGTGGCGTGCAGTCCATCGACAAGGGCCAGACCGAAGCGGGCCTGTCTCTTGGGCTGTCCCGTACCCAAACCTTCTGGTCCATTATCTGGCCCCAGGCGTTCCGGCGCATGATTCCGCCACTGGGCAACCAGGGCATTGTCAGCATCAAAGACACGTCCCTGTTTTCTGTCATCGGCGTAGGTGAACTGGTCCGTCAGGGGCAGGTGTACATTGCCAACACGTTTACCGCGTTCGAGGTGTATTTCGTGGTGGCACTCATGTACCTGGCCATCACCTTAACTCTGTCCCTGCTCCTGCGTTTGCTTGAGCGCCGTGGCGTAGCGTCTGTCTGAAGGAGCCCGACAAATGACTCAGATTGTGAAAATGAAGGGCATGAACAAGTACTTCGGCAAACTGCATGTCCTCAAGGATATTGACCTGACCGTCGAGCAGGGAGAAGTGGTGGTGATTATCGGCGCCAGCGGCTCCGGCAAGTCCACTTTGATCCGCTGCGTGAACGGCCTTGAAGAGTATGAATCCGGCGTTTTGGAAGTAGATAACCAGAAGCTCGCGCCCAAAGGTGGCAATCAGCAGGCATTGTCGGAAATACGCAAGGAAGTGGGCATGGTGTTCCAGCAGTTCAATCTGTTCCCGCACCTGACTGTACGGAAGAACATCATGCTGGCCCCCATGAAAGTCAAAAAGGCGTCGCAGGTAGTGGCCAACGCCACCGCTGAGCGCTTGCTGGACCGGGTGGGCATCGGCAACCAGGCCGACAAATACCCCAGCCAGCTATCCGGCGGCCAGCAGCAACGGGTGGCCATCGCCCGGGCGCTGGCCATGGAACCCCGACTGATGCTGTTCGACGAACCTACCTCGGCGCTGGACCCGGAAATGATCGGAGAAGTGCTGGACGTTATGCGGGAGCTGGCCAGGGAGGGGATGACCATGATGGTGGTTACCCACGAGATGGGCTTTGCCCGGGAGGTGGCTGACCGGGTGATCTACATTCATGAGGGCCAGATTGTTGAGGAAGGCAGGCCCGATGATGTCTTCGACAATCCCCAGAATGAACGTACTCAAGCGTTTTTGTCACGGGTGTTGGCGCACTGACCCTCGCACCGGGTTTATCTGGCCTCGGTAACCGTCACAAAGTTACCGAGGCCAGAACTCACGCCCTGGCCAGACGGAACAACAACTCCGGCGACAGCCGCTTGACCCAGAGCGCCGCCATTTCCTTGCCCTTGCCTACGGGAATCTCTCGTTTCTTCGCCTGAAGGCCCTTGAAAATCACTTCGGCGCATTCGTTCACGTCCATGCCACCGGCAATGTCGGCATCTTCCTCACCAAAGGCAGAACCATCACCCGAAAGGGCATTGCGGGAAATATCCGTGCGAATAAAACCGGGCGTAATGGTGGAAACCTGAACACCCTCGCCTTCCACTTCCGCACGAAGGGCATCAAAAAAGCCCATCACCGCATGCTTGGCGGCGCAATATCCGGTTCTCATGGGGGCACCGACTTTGCCGGCCACACTGGAGGTGACCGCCAAGTGCCCGGAACCGCGCTCCAGCATGTGGGGCAGTATCGCCTTGGTGAGTGCAATCTGGCCCATCACATCCACGTCCATCAGTTTCTGATAGACCGACATGTCGGTGTCTTTGCATAGAGAGCGTTGAGACACGCCGGCGTTGTTAACCAGCAGATCGATGGTACCGAATGCATCCAGCACCGCCTGCACAGCACCGGGTAAAGAGGCCCAGTCAGTAACGTCCAGGGGCAAAACCAGAACATGGTCATCCGCCAGGCCAGCCTCGCGACAGCGGCTCGCCACGCGCTCCAGTTCACTTTTGCGTCGGGCAGATAACACCAGACGCGCACTATCTTTTGCGTATCGCAGGGCCAGTGCCTCACCAATGCCGGAGGAGGCTCCGGTAATCCAGACAGTTTGTGCAGGCATAGAGAATCAGTCCTTCCGTTGCCGGGTTCTTGTTTTGGAACGTTTGACCAAGAGACTACACCAGCTGGTACCGGCCCGCCATGACCATCGCAGGTATGGCAGTTAGCTCCGCATCACAACAACTGCCGGGTAACCTCATACTCCCGCTCAATCTTTGCGTGGGAGTCTTCGGCCAGGAATTTGGCCACTTTTTTGCCGAGGAAAGGCACGTCACAATGAACGGACAAATTCACGTAGTTGATGCAGCGATTACCATTGCCCAACAAACGCATAATGCCCTTGATTCGGGCCGGCACCCCATCAATCCTTACCCGGAACTCGCAGTGCCACTCGCCATCGTCTTTCTTGAACCAGTGCTCTTCCTGGCGCACCCGGTTCCACTCCCGATGAAAGCTCGCCAGCATGCCCGGCACCGGGGCTGAGGCCATCATTTCCCGCTCAATGACCAGCTTGGCCGCAGCATCATCCCGTTGCAGCTCAGCGACACGAAGGTTCCGGGAACCGAGCTTCTCGTTCTTTTCAATAATGTGATGCTCACTGAAGAACCGTTCGATGATGTGATCCAGCCCTACCTCATAGGGATGCTCCAGAGTCAGCTCCATAGTCGCCTCCTGTTGTGTTGAATTCATTGTTGCTTTAGCCGGCCATCCTCACATTGGCCGCCCGAGCGAGCGTTTCTGGCATGGAAGCCATCCGACTGGTTCACACGCCACCGCTGTTCTGGGTCACACCCCGGCGCTGTTAACCGAGCGTTCCGGGAAGTATCATGGGCGGTCTCAAACAAAATGCCCCAGCCGGGACGACAGGAGAACACGATGCGCAATGCTGATCTGGTCGCACGGGACCTCAAATCCGTGTGGCACCCCTGCACCCAGATGAAAGACCACGAAAGCCTGCCGTTGATTCCCATCAAGCGCGGCGAAGGCGTGTGGTTGGAAGACTTCGAGAGCAACCGGTATATCGATGCGGTCAGTTCGTGGTGGGTGAACCTGTTCGGCCATGCCAACCCGCGCATCAACTCCGCTATCCAGGAACAGATTGGCCAGCTGGAACACGTGATTCTGGCCGGTTTTACCCATGAACCGGTGGTCAACCTGTCTGAACGCCTGATCGAAGTCACTCCTGAAGGGCTCAGCAAGTGCTTCTACGCGGATAACGGTTCATCCGCCATCGAAGCTGCCCTGAAGATGAGCTACCACTACTGGAAAAACCTGGGCCAGCCCGGCAAGAAAAACTTCGTCAATCTCAGCAACAGCTACCACGGCGAAACCCTGGGCGCACTGGCACTCGGTGATGTGGCGCTCTATAAAGACACCTATCAGCCGCTGCTGATGGAGGTTCTTACCGCCCCATCCCCCGATGCCTACAACAAAGAACCGGGTGAAACCGACGAAGACTACGCCCTGCGCCAGTTCGAGGCCATGGAGAAACTGCTAGCAGATCGGCACGACGAAATCTGTGCTGTGGTGGTCGAGCCCCTGATTCAGTGCGCCGGCGGCATGCGCATGCACCACCCGATATACCACACCAAGCTCCGGGAAGCCTGCGACCGCTACAACGTGCACCTGATTGCCGACGAGATCGCCGTGGGCTTTGGTCGCACCGGCACCCTGTTCGCCTGTGAACAATCCGGCATTACCCCGGATTTCATGTGCCTGTCCAAGGGCCTTACCGCCGGCTACCTGCCGTTGTCCGCCGTACTGACCACCGAAACCGTGTACAACGCCTTTTACGACGACTACGAAACCTTGCGCGCCTTCCTGCACAGCCACAGCTACACCGGCAACCCCATCGGCTGTGCCGTCGCCCTGGCCACCCTGGACATCTTCCGGGACGAAAACGTCATCGAAAACAACCGCCAGCTGTCCCGCTGCATGGCCGAATCCGTCGCCCACCTGGCCGACCACCCCAACGTCGGTGACATCCGCCAGCACGGCATGACCCTGGCCATCGAAATGGTCAAAGACAAAGCCAGTAAAACCCCGTTCCCCTGGCAGGAACGCCGGGGTCTGAAAGTCTACCAACACGCCCTCACCCGCCAGGCACTGCTACGGCCCCTGGGCAACGTGGTTTACTTCATGCCCCCGTATGTCATCACCGAAGACCAGATACGCCACCTGGCACAGGTAGCGACCGAAGGCATCGGCATCGCGGTAAAAGGCTGAGGGCGGCCCATGCGCATACCCAGGATTTTCACCGACAGCCCACTCCAGGCGGGCAGCCTCTGCGAGCTTGACGAAAACGCCGCCAACCACGTGGGCCGGGTACTGCGCATGCAGCCAGGCCAGGAGTTGCGCCTGTTCAACGGCGACGGTCAGGACTACACCGCCACCATCACCCAGGCGGGCAAGAAAAACGTCCAGGTAGAAATAACCGGGGCAGAAACCAACAACACCGAATCTCCCCTGAACATCATCCTGGGCCAGACATTGTCCAAAGGCGACCGGATGGATTACGCGGTGCAGAAAGCGGTCGAAATGGGCGCCACCACCATCGTGCCCCTGACCACCGAACGCTCCGATGTAAAACTCAAAGGTGACCGGGAAGAAAAACGCCTGCGCCACTGGCAGCAAGTCGCCATCAGCGCCGCCGAACAATGCGGCCGGGCGAGGGTACCGA
The window above is part of the Marinobacter sp. THAF197a genome. Proteins encoded here:
- the ahcY gene encoding adenosylhomocysteinase translates to MSTPAEKLTTFEDYKVRDITLADWGRKEIKIAEGEMPALMKLRENYKAEQPLKGANIMGCIHMTIQTAVLIETLVELGANVRWSSCNIFSTQDQAAAAIAAQGIPVFAWKGETDEEYEWCLHRTVGADVDGWKPNMILDDGGDLTELLHNEYPEIINNVHGVTEETTTGVHRLQEMLRDGTLKIPAINVNDSVTKSKNDNKYGCRHSLNDAIKRATDHLLSGKKALVIGYGDVGKGSALSLRQEGMIVKVTEADPICAMQACMDGFEVVSPYIDGINTGTEQGINTELLGTTDLLVTTTGNVNVCDANMLKALKNGAVVCNIGHFDNEIDTAYMRKNWEWDEVKPQVHVIYRDKASNDHLILLSEGRLVNLGNATGHPSRIMDGSFANQVLAQMYLFERKFADLPEESKAKGVYVQVLPKQLDEEVARAMVEGFGGVITKMTPDQAKYIGVPVEGPYKPESYRY
- the metF gene encoding methylenetetrahydrofolate reductase [NAD(P)H] is translated as MESQKQFKRRFSFEFFPPKTDQGKEKLQAVRNQLAEVNPDFFSVTFGAGGSTRDRTIETVLNLHKQGISTAPHLSCVGGTRAEIGELLDLYKENGINRIVALRGDLPSGMGASGELRYANELVEFIREHSGDHFNLEVAAYPEFHPQARNAEEDLKNFARKVQAGANSAITQYFFNADSYFYFIDRLEKMGVTIPVVPGIMPIVNFSSLVRFSDMCGAEIPRWIRKQLEAYGDDTDSIRKFGEDVVTEMCEKLLKAGAPGLHFYTLNQAEPSISIWKNLGISDREKIAF
- a CDS encoding transporter substrate-binding domain-containing protein yields the protein MSTKWLKTLGAGLALSVAASTVSAETLRVVTDPSFVPFEMMDQETGEMIGFDMDIISEVAERAGFEYNLQTMDFNGIIPALQTGNVDIAIAGITITDERKQIVDFSDPYYDSGLRILVRANNSDVDELSDLEGKKVGTKIGSTSYDFLMQNLDSNGGVTPYPGSSDMYMALMSRAIDAVFYDAPNVGYFASTRGEGRVKTVGQLYEGQQYGIALKKGSQWVGPVNEALASIKEDGTYKTIYEKWFGPMPEDK
- a CDS encoding amino acid ABC transporter permease, with translation MEFQFQFDWQAAIHAIPFLAKGIPYTLMISFGGLAIGFVLGILFGLLSINKSWFLRWPAIAYIEIFRGTPILVQVLFIFYGLPDLIGGPIDPLTAGIAAIALNSGAYISEVVRGGVQSIDKGQTEAGLSLGLSRTQTFWSIIWPQAFRRMIPPLGNQGIVSIKDTSLFSVIGVGELVRQGQVYIANTFTAFEVYFVVALMYLAITLTLSLLLRLLERRGVASV
- a CDS encoding amino acid ABC transporter ATP-binding protein yields the protein MTQIVKMKGMNKYFGKLHVLKDIDLTVEQGEVVVIIGASGSGKSTLIRCVNGLEEYESGVLEVDNQKLAPKGGNQQALSEIRKEVGMVFQQFNLFPHLTVRKNIMLAPMKVKKASQVVANATAERLLDRVGIGNQADKYPSQLSGGQQQRVAIARALAMEPRLMLFDEPTSALDPEMIGEVLDVMRELAREGMTMMVVTHEMGFAREVADRVIYIHEGQIVEEGRPDDVFDNPQNERTQAFLSRVLAH
- a CDS encoding SDR family oxidoreductase yields the protein MPAQTVWITGASSGIGEALALRYAKDSARLVLSARRKSELERVASRCREAGLADDHVLVLPLDVTDWASLPGAVQAVLDAFGTIDLLVNNAGVSQRSLCKDTDMSVYQKLMDVDVMGQIALTKAILPHMLERGSGHLAVTSSVAGKVGAPMRTGYCAAKHAVMGFFDALRAEVEGEGVQVSTITPGFIRTDISRNALSGDGSAFGEEDADIAGGMDVNECAEVIFKGLQAKKREIPVGKGKEMAALWVKRLSPELLFRLARA
- a CDS encoding DUF2505 domain-containing protein, producing MELTLEHPYEVGLDHIIERFFSEHHIIEKNEKLGSRNLRVAELQRDDAAAKLVIEREMMASAPVPGMLASFHREWNRVRQEEHWFKKDDGEWHCEFRVRIDGVPARIKGIMRLLGNGNRCINYVNLSVHCDVPFLGKKVAKFLAEDSHAKIEREYEVTRQLL